From one Triticum urartu cultivar G1812 chromosome 3, Tu2.1, whole genome shotgun sequence genomic stretch:
- the LOC125547855 gene encoding WUSCHEL-related homeobox 10-like, which yields MDQHHHGQAPAHGGGRSSEGGEPTTTRSRWAPKPEQILILESIFNSGMVNPAKDETARIRLLLERFGAVRDANVFYWFQNRRSRSRRRARQLQQSCGGTGDADQLPSNAAAGHGYHAIGTSPYNTMQYGQLGGGVSAAAAAVNTAPRFLVDDADGGDDLFAIPRQMGLMARGGENQYGYTATDASQLSYQATVPGTTMPVFINGTVYEVPSTGALDVAGTFGPDVILVHSSGEILPVNERGVLMKSLQMGECYYLVFRSI from the exons ATGGACCAGCACCACCACGGCCAAGCTCCCGCACACGGCGGCGGCCGCAGCAGCGAGGGGGGCGAGCCGACCACGACACGGTCCCGGTGGGCGCCCAAGCCGGAGCAGATCCTGATCCTGGAGTCCATCTTCAACAGCGGGATGGTGAACCCGGCCAAGGATGAGACGGCGCGCATCCGCCTCCTCCTCGAGCGCTTCGGCGCTGTCCGTGACGCCAACGTGTTCTACTGGTTTCAGAACCGCCGCTCCCGCTCTCGCCGCCGTGCCCGCCAGCTCCAGCAGTCCTGCGGCGGCACCGGGGACGCGGACCAGCTCCCCTCCAACGCAGCTGCCGGCCATGGCTACCACGCCATCGGCACCTCTCCCTACAACACCATGCAGTACGGACAGCTGGGCGGCGGTGTTTCGGCGGCCGCGGCCGCGGTCAACACGGCGCCCCGTTTCTTGGTAGACGACGCCGACGGCGGAGACGATCTTTTCGCCATCCCCCGGCAAATGGGCCTCATGGCACGCGGTGGCGAAAACCAGTATGGTTACACGGCTACCGACGCATCGCAACTAAGCTACCAAGCAACTG TTCCAGGGACGACGATGCCGGTGTTCATCAATGGCACGGTATACGAGGTGCCAAGCACCGGCGCATTGGACGTGGCAGGTACGTTCGGGCCTGACGTGATTCTGGTGCACTCCTCCGGCGAGATCCTCCCAGTGAACGAGCGCGGCGTCCTCATGAAGAGCCTGCAAATGGGCGAATGTTATTACCTG GTATTCAGATCGATCTAA